One window of Aspergillus oryzae RIB40 DNA, chromosome 3 genomic DNA carries:
- a CDS encoding putative NADH-ubiquinone oxidoreductase 21 kDa subunit (predicted protein), which produces MAREILKAAKSASNVIAVHKVKSSNIHSRSGYYLKFHSRQKYTLQSTGIWERVRRFLSIDPNRSTGVPLNAQYRLPTPGALPPLSYDDPVTVPAGDIADNPYWKRDIRRSYPKLSTVSQADSVGLLTVGSQAAPKDDILQIGEAGEKQLISIKQQGEERGLAGLFEKDKKGIQGVLKANGLPPKPCNMNPSGSKYQLDHDHGYPNAYPCRTFV; this is translated from the exons ATGGCTCGCGAGATTCTCAAGGCGGCAAAGTCCGCATCGAATGTCATCGCTGTTCATAAGGTAAAGAGCTCTAATATACATTCCAGATCGGGGTATTATCTAAAGTTCCATTCCCGCCAGAAATACACACTTCAATCCACCGGCATCTGGGAGCGTGTTCGCCGCTTTCTTTCGATTGATCCCAATCGCTCAACAGGTGTTCCATTGAACGCCCAATATCGTCTACCGACCCCCGGAgctctccctcctctttcctaTGACGATCCGGTTACCGTTCCGGCTGGTGATATTGCCGACAACCCTTATTGGAAGCGTGATATTCGGAGGAGTTACCCTAAGCTTAGCACTGTGAGCCAAGCAGATTCTGTCGGTCTTCTCACCGTAGGCAGCCAGGCAGCACCAAAGGATGATATTCTACAGATTGGTGAAGCAGGAGAAAAGCAACTTATCTCTATCAAGCAGCAGGGAGAAGAACGCGGTCTGGCTGGCCTTTttgagaaggataagaagggCATTCAGGGTGTCTTAAAGGCCAATGGTTTGCCGCCGAAGCCTTGCAATATGAACCCGTCAGGTTCCAAGTATCAGCTTGATCATGACCATGGCTACCCCAATGC ATATCCCTGCCGCACATTTGTTTGA